Proteins encoded in a region of the Niveispirillum cyanobacteriorum genome:
- a CDS encoding TfuA-like protein, translating to MSNPVIVFLGPTLPVSAARKVLNADFRPPVAQGDVLRAVQDNPTAIIIIDGYFGNVPAVWHKEILFAMARGIPVLGAASMGALRAAELHTFGMEGHGAVFQAFADGRLEDDDEVAVTHGPAELGYPSLSEAMVNIRRTLSDAHAAGILSVEGRRRLEEIAKDLCYRDRNYGRVLREAEEEGEVDPFELSAFRDWLTIGRADQKREDAVSLLTHVRDTLDSGTLSVRPIYAFEHTAMWERVARPASAMPV from the coding sequence ATGAGCAACCCTGTGATCGTCTTCCTGGGCCCCACTCTGCCTGTATCCGCCGCGCGGAAGGTGTTGAACGCTGATTTCCGACCGCCTGTCGCACAGGGCGACGTGCTGCGCGCAGTCCAAGACAATCCGACGGCCATCATCATCATTGATGGCTATTTCGGGAATGTCCCGGCCGTCTGGCACAAGGAAATCCTTTTCGCGATGGCGCGCGGTATCCCGGTTTTGGGTGCGGCCAGCATGGGGGCCCTGCGGGCGGCCGAACTGCATACGTTCGGGATGGAAGGCCATGGTGCCGTTTTCCAGGCCTTCGCCGATGGCCGGCTGGAAGATGATGACGAGGTTGCAGTCACCCATGGACCGGCGGAGCTTGGCTATCCTTCACTGTCCGAGGCCATGGTCAATATCCGCCGCACCCTGTCCGACGCGCATGCCGCTGGCATCCTCTCGGTAGAGGGACGGCGGCGGCTGGAGGAGATTGCCAAGGATCTCTGCTACCGTGACCGTAATTATGGTCGCGTCCTGCGCGAAGCGGAGGAAGAAGGCGAGGTCGACCCGTTCGAACTGTCCGCTTTCCGTGACTGGCTGACCATTGGGCGTGCCGATCAGAAGCGCGAGGATGCCGTGTCCCTGCTGACCCACGTGCGCGATACGCTGGACAGCGGCACCCTCAGCGTCCGCCCGATCTACGCTTTCGAGCATACGGCCATGTGGGAGCGGGTAGCCCGTCCGGCATCGGCAATGCCCGTCTGA
- a CDS encoding Crp/Fnr family transcriptional regulator, with product MSVAPAVDTALLRRNSLFAVLDDTEMEAMLEFAKLRRAAAEEPIFAKGDPGDSLYVILRGRVAVQTESDEAKVMLLNILDTGSLFGEIAMLDGGERTATVVAQEATELLRIDRRDFMPFLLQRPDLCVRLMTVLCERVRWTSAIIEDTVFLNVPRRLAKRILMLSQAYGRTTDAGTRITTFVSQEDLANMLGVSRESVNKTLKQFQAAGAISYRNGYIILHDESFLDQVSR from the coding sequence ATGTCAGTGGCACCTGCCGTAGATACCGCGCTTCTGCGCCGTAACAGTCTTTTCGCGGTATTAGACGACACTGAAATGGAAGCAATGCTGGAGTTCGCCAAGCTTCGGCGAGCCGCAGCGGAGGAGCCTATCTTCGCCAAGGGTGACCCTGGCGACAGCCTCTATGTCATCCTGCGTGGGCGTGTCGCGGTACAGACCGAGTCGGATGAGGCGAAGGTCATGCTGCTGAACATTCTTGATACGGGCTCCCTGTTCGGGGAGATCGCCATGCTGGATGGTGGCGAGCGGACGGCAACGGTGGTGGCGCAGGAGGCTACGGAACTTCTGCGAATCGACCGCCGTGATTTCATGCCGTTCCTGTTGCAGCGTCCTGACCTCTGCGTTCGCCTGATGACGGTTCTGTGCGAGCGCGTGCGCTGGACCAGCGCGATCATCGAAGACACGGTTTTCCTCAACGTACCCCGGCGGCTGGCTAAGCGCATCCTTATGCTGTCTCAGGCCTATGGCCGCACCACCGATGCCGGTACACGCATCACTACCTTCGTCAGCCAGGAAGATCTGGCCAATATGCTGGGTGTGTCGCGGGAAAGCGTGAACAAGACGTTGAAGCAGTTCCAGGCAGCAGGGGCCATTTCCTACCGTAACGGCTACATAATTCTGCATGATGAAAGCTTCCTGGATCAGGTCTCGCGCTAG
- a CDS encoding tetratricopeptide repeat protein codes for MDVNSAIDQAIARHQAGDWAGAEAAYRDILVVAPALADIHYLMGMSCLSQGKASAAVKALRTAVRMKNGRGDWWHNLGIALRQSGDPAAARQAFATAITQLDANPAQQAEALAEQGALLASTDPQEAEALLRRALVLVPGLPSAAGNLAAVLFNRCTDDGFLNRPEAVSLLTEAHRLAPASTVIANRLGLALLRGERHQEALALFDSVLSREPDNSTALLARSDVLSILGCFEEAAAAARHAAVVGSSGRAGPLVALGVALHGQGYLDDARQAFDAAIAIDRDNLPAHLNLGTLLRDLGDDEGTERCYQRSLQLAPSMPVVHWQRAQARLIAGDFVEGWQEYEWRWGMPGFSLSAVLRALPIWDGSGLSLGSILLVHAEQGHGDSLQFVRYLPLLRARGLKVLLQVQPALVRLFRESLPSDIDVERLGSPVPETVSCRCPLLGLPLRLGTRNLADIPVQVPYLSALSDRRGLWRQRLRDLPGLRVGLVWAGDSREGDPRAAATDKRRSLSLSQLSPLSTLPGLTFVSLQKGPKASQAAQAPFPLYDWTDELTDFADTAALVSELDLVIGVDTAVIHLSAALARPTWVLSRFDGCWRWLRHRADNPWYPDLRLFRQTQWADWRGVIAELVNALVLSPPKRPD; via the coding sequence ATGGATGTCAATTCAGCGATCGATCAGGCCATCGCCCGCCATCAGGCGGGCGATTGGGCCGGGGCGGAGGCTGCTTATCGAGACATCCTGGTCGTGGCGCCTGCACTGGCGGACATACATTACCTGATGGGCATGTCATGCCTTTCCCAGGGCAAGGCAAGCGCAGCCGTGAAGGCATTGCGAACGGCCGTGCGGATGAAGAATGGTCGCGGGGATTGGTGGCACAATCTGGGTATCGCTCTGCGGCAGTCCGGTGACCCGGCGGCGGCCCGGCAGGCCTTTGCTACGGCCATCACCCAACTGGATGCAAACCCCGCCCAGCAGGCGGAGGCGCTGGCGGAGCAGGGAGCCCTGCTTGCCAGCACGGACCCGCAGGAGGCGGAGGCGCTGCTGCGCCGTGCCCTGGTGCTTGTACCCGGTTTGCCGTCCGCCGCTGGCAATCTTGCGGCGGTGCTTTTCAACCGTTGTACCGATGATGGGTTTCTGAACCGGCCCGAGGCCGTGTCACTTCTGACAGAAGCTCATCGCTTGGCGCCGGCCAGTACCGTCATCGCCAATCGCCTGGGCCTTGCGCTGCTCCGTGGGGAACGACATCAGGAGGCGCTAGCCCTGTTTGATTCCGTGCTGTCGCGGGAGCCAGATAATAGCACTGCCCTGCTGGCGCGGTCGGATGTACTTTCCATCCTGGGGTGTTTCGAGGAGGCTGCCGCCGCAGCGCGCCATGCTGCGGTGGTCGGGTCGTCTGGCCGGGCTGGACCCCTCGTGGCGCTGGGCGTTGCCCTGCATGGCCAGGGCTATCTGGACGACGCCCGTCAGGCGTTCGATGCCGCCATCGCGATTGATCGCGATAATCTGCCTGCCCATCTTAATCTGGGTACGCTTCTGCGTGATCTGGGTGATGATGAGGGGACGGAGCGCTGTTATCAGCGGTCGCTGCAACTCGCCCCGTCAATGCCCGTGGTGCATTGGCAACGCGCGCAGGCCCGCTTGATAGCTGGAGACTTCGTCGAAGGCTGGCAGGAATATGAATGGCGATGGGGAATGCCGGGCTTCAGCCTTTCCGCTGTGTTGCGTGCCCTCCCCATATGGGACGGCAGCGGCTTGTCTCTTGGCTCCATTCTTTTGGTCCATGCTGAGCAGGGGCATGGCGACAGTTTGCAATTTGTGCGTTATCTGCCGCTGTTGAGGGCGCGGGGGTTGAAGGTGCTGTTGCAGGTACAGCCAGCCCTGGTCAGGCTGTTCCGTGAAAGCCTGCCGTCGGATATCGATGTCGAACGGCTGGGATCTCCGGTGCCGGAGACGGTATCATGCCGGTGTCCTTTGCTTGGCCTTCCGTTGCGCCTTGGTACCCGCAATCTGGCAGACATTCCTGTGCAGGTGCCATATCTCTCGGCCCTGTCGGATCGTCGTGGTCTGTGGCGTCAACGGCTGCGCGACCTGCCAGGATTGAGGGTGGGGCTGGTCTGGGCCGGAGATTCGCGGGAGGGTGATCCACGGGCGGCGGCAACGGACAAAAGACGCAGCTTGTCTCTGTCGCAATTGTCACCCCTGAGCACGCTTCCCGGTCTCACATTTGTCAGCCTCCAGAAGGGACCCAAGGCTTCGCAAGCAGCGCAGGCGCCTTTCCCATTGTATGACTGGACAGATGAACTGACGGATTTCGCCGATACCGCGGCACTGGTCAGTGAACTGGATCTGGTGATCGGTGTGGATACGGCGGTTATCCATCTCTCGGCCGCATTGGCCAGGCCGACCTGGGTGCTGTCGCGCTTTGACGGCTGCTGGCGGTGGCTGCGCCATCGGGCAGACAACCCTTGGTATCCAGATTTGCGTCTTTTCAGGCAGACGCAGTGGGCCGACTGGCGCGGCGTAATCGCCGAATTGGTTAACGCGTTGGTGCTGTCACCACCCAAAAGACCTGACTAA
- a CDS encoding flagellin, translating into MSSSDVSLTAGMRNNLLLLQKTNKQVESIQSRLATGNKVNSALDGPNSFFAAKGLNTRAGDLSSLKEAMGQAISTIQAGDKGITAIEDLVAQARGLTTTAYSNLGNDASSIAARKSLAEQFNRLKDQIDKIAGDSGYQGKNLLKGNGLTLDSTSDSRKNVNSISGLSNSRVTNVVSADTYSVKVSGTGAISADLEDIAKAEDSRGLASLKVSGTISATAGNFSDISVEIRGNSGRERTAIVTENGESRTFKFFDNTQSAVASTVTAGVTATTGVAQVSKITISGSVEEGDTFTATINGQSFSYTAKASDLADSTTGTAYNPDQRRAKVAEGLARAIAGGADFDGTNITSGGTLTSADSDDTGKRFNVAYNTDASANSAEILISSDLTGGTGASFTLGASSTNAAQKAISVTFSSGTTVSFTVDRALLEAKGTSANGVSSIEKNVDITLSATNLNGVTVERSGLNARGNAKLSEGENSLNFDSGTVRVTVDASTIKAAASSALPANLTTVQRTDANTENDLAVQFNADNTSNIQVVSRNVSTDGQGLRIDYAQNNFLDRADIDKAVASLDFATSTLRSASQALSTNLNVIQTRESFTNEFSNVLVEGANKLVQADQNEEGANLLLLQTRQQLGTISLSLANQAQQSILRLF; encoded by the coding sequence ATGTCTTCTAGTGACGTCAGCTTGACCGCTGGTATGCGTAACAACCTTCTGCTCCTGCAGAAGACCAACAAGCAGGTCGAGTCTATCCAGTCCCGTCTGGCGACTGGTAATAAGGTCAATTCCGCTCTTGACGGCCCCAATTCGTTCTTTGCTGCGAAGGGTTTGAATACCCGCGCAGGCGATTTGTCGAGCCTCAAGGAAGCGATGGGTCAGGCCATCAGCACCATCCAGGCCGGTGATAAGGGTATCACCGCTATCGAGGATTTGGTTGCACAGGCCCGTGGTTTGACCACGACCGCCTACTCCAATCTTGGCAACGATGCATCCTCCATCGCAGCTCGTAAGTCGCTGGCGGAGCAGTTCAATCGCCTGAAGGATCAGATCGACAAGATTGCTGGCGATAGCGGGTACCAGGGTAAGAACCTGCTGAAGGGCAATGGTCTGACGCTGGACAGCACCTCCGACAGCCGTAAGAATGTAAATAGCATCTCTGGCCTGTCGAACAGCCGTGTCACCAACGTCGTAAGCGCCGATACTTACTCGGTGAAGGTCAGCGGTACCGGCGCCATCAGCGCCGACCTGGAAGATATCGCTAAGGCTGAAGATTCTCGCGGCCTGGCTTCTCTCAAGGTCTCTGGAACCATCTCGGCCACAGCCGGCAACTTCTCTGACATTAGCGTGGAGATTCGTGGTAACAGTGGTCGTGAGCGTACGGCCATCGTGACGGAAAACGGCGAATCCCGTACCTTCAAGTTCTTCGATAACACCCAGTCTGCGGTTGCCAGCACGGTTACGGCCGGTGTGACGGCTACGACTGGTGTTGCGCAGGTTTCGAAGATCACCATCAGTGGCTCGGTTGAAGAAGGTGATACCTTCACCGCAACGATCAATGGTCAGTCGTTCAGCTACACGGCCAAAGCCTCCGATCTGGCCGACTCGACCACAGGTACTGCCTACAACCCTGACCAGCGTCGCGCCAAGGTTGCTGAGGGTCTGGCCCGTGCCATTGCCGGCGGCGCCGATTTCGACGGTACCAACATCACCTCTGGCGGCACCCTGACCAGCGCTGACTCTGACGATACGGGCAAGCGCTTCAATGTCGCGTACAACACGGATGCCAGCGCCAATTCCGCTGAAATTCTGATCAGCTCTGATCTGACGGGCGGCACCGGTGCTAGCTTTACGCTGGGTGCCAGCTCTACCAACGCTGCCCAGAAGGCGATTTCGGTCACCTTCTCTTCTGGTACCACGGTTTCCTTCACGGTTGACCGCGCGCTGCTGGAAGCGAAGGGTACGTCGGCGAATGGCGTCTCAAGCATTGAGAAGAACGTCGACATCACCCTGTCGGCTACCAACCTCAATGGCGTGACGGTGGAACGCTCCGGACTCAATGCCCGTGGCAATGCCAAGTTGAGCGAAGGCGAGAACTCGCTGAACTTTGATAGCGGCACGGTTCGTGTGACCGTCGATGCTTCGACGATCAAGGCCGCTGCCTCCTCGGCTCTGCCCGCCAACCTGACGACGGTGCAGCGTACGGACGCCAACACCGAGAACGATCTGGCTGTTCAGTTCAACGCCGACAACACCTCCAACATTCAGGTGGTCAGCCGGAATGTGTCGACGGACGGTCAGGGCCTGCGTATCGACTACGCCCAGAACAACTTCCTGGACCGTGCCGATATTGACAAGGCCGTCGCCAGCCTGGACTTCGCAACGTCCACTCTGCGTAGCGCCTCTCAGGCCCTGTCGACCAACCTGAACGTCATCCAGACCCGCGAGAGCTTCACCAACGAGTTCTCCAACGTTCTGGTTGAAGGTGCGAATAAGCTGGTCCAGGCGGACCAGAACGAGGAAGGCGCTAACCTGCTGCTCTTGCAGACCCGTCAGCAGCTGGGCACCATCTCCCTCTCGCTGGCCAACCAGGCTCAGCAGTCGATCCTGCGGCTGTTCTAA
- a CDS encoding flagellar biosynthesis repressor FlbT → MPLKLVLRPGEKLIVNGAVLGVGDHPVSLFFYNKVNFLRGREILKEENCDTIEKKLYFIIQLIYIFPEDAELNLIKFGIILEEARLAHSAESGLFDEVQTLVQSGNYYRALKICRKLFPAETASGAGDAADKQTKTPVVVTKVRRRPSINQPE, encoded by the coding sequence GTGCCTTTGAAACTTGTCCTGCGTCCGGGTGAGAAGCTGATCGTGAACGGCGCCGTTCTGGGCGTCGGCGATCATCCGGTGTCGTTATTCTTCTACAATAAGGTAAATTTCCTGCGGGGCCGGGAAATCCTTAAGGAAGAGAACTGCGACACGATCGAGAAGAAGCTCTATTTCATTATCCAGCTGATCTACATCTTCCCCGAGGATGCAGAACTGAACCTGATAAAGTTCGGCATCATCCTGGAGGAGGCGCGGTTGGCGCACTCTGCCGAGTCGGGCTTGTTTGACGAGGTTCAGACGCTGGTGCAGTCCGGCAACTACTATCGGGCCCTGAAAATCTGCCGGAAGCTGTTCCCGGCTGAGACGGCGTCTGGTGCGGGTGACGCCGCGGACAAGCAGACCAAAACGCCGGTAGTCGTGACCAAGGTTCGCCGTCGCCCCTCGATCAACCAGCCGGAATGA
- a CDS encoding 3-oxoacyl-ACP synthase III family protein, translated as MAQARINGIALRGIVSALPVGVEDVTHLAARFGTDQAERIAAATGIHRRHIAAPSQCMSDLALPAARDLLDRLGWGGDSVDLLICVTQTPDHPLPATACLLQHRLGLGKQCAAFDVGLGCSGYVYGLWLTASLLAGMGRGRALLVAGDTTSRTMAPDDRSVAPLFGDAATVTALEWDLDGSCLTVDTGTDGAGAPYLIQPGGGARQPDGPLLFMDGTQVFAFTLREVPKTIAATLTLAGSDIKSVDHVVLHQANEMMLRRLGAKIGAREDQLVMALADRGNTSSATIPLAMTDALSYPLMSGKRTLLLCGFGVGWSWGTAVWTTGPARVCRTILVDQTSTVIPAG; from the coding sequence ATGGCCCAGGCCCGCATCAACGGCATCGCCCTTCGCGGCATCGTTTCCGCCCTGCCGGTTGGGGTGGAGGATGTAACGCATCTGGCGGCCCGGTTCGGCACCGATCAGGCTGAACGAATTGCCGCGGCCACCGGCATCCACCGCCGCCATATCGCCGCGCCCAGCCAATGCATGTCCGATCTGGCCCTGCCTGCGGCACGCGATCTGCTGGACAGACTGGGGTGGGGTGGCGACTCGGTTGATCTGCTGATCTGCGTTACCCAGACGCCGGATCATCCACTGCCGGCCACCGCCTGCCTGTTGCAGCATCGCTTGGGCCTGGGCAAGCAGTGCGCGGCCTTCGATGTCGGTCTGGGCTGTTCCGGCTATGTCTATGGACTGTGGCTGACCGCATCGCTGCTGGCCGGAATGGGGCGGGGCCGGGCGCTGCTGGTGGCAGGCGACACGACCAGCCGGACCATGGCCCCCGACGACCGCTCCGTCGCGCCCCTGTTCGGGGATGCCGCCACCGTCACGGCCCTGGAATGGGACCTGGATGGCAGCTGCCTGACGGTGGACACGGGCACCGACGGGGCTGGTGCACCCTACCTGATCCAGCCCGGAGGCGGCGCCCGGCAGCCCGATGGCCCCTTGTTATTCATGGACGGCACCCAGGTTTTCGCCTTCACCCTGCGGGAGGTGCCAAAGACCATCGCGGCCACCCTGACCCTTGCCGGTTCCGACATCAAGAGCGTCGATCATGTCGTGCTGCATCAGGCGAATGAGATGATGCTGCGCCGGCTGGGTGCAAAGATCGGCGCGCGTGAGGATCAATTGGTCATGGCACTGGCGGATCGCGGCAATACCAGTTCCGCCACTATCCCGCTGGCAATGACCGACGCGCTGTCCTATCCCCTGATGTCGGGCAAGCGAACCCTGCTGCTGTGCGGCTTCGGAGTCGGTTGGTCCTGGGGAACCGCCGTTTGGACCACAGGTCCGGCACGGGTATGCCGGACCATATTGGTGGATCAGACGAGTACCGTCATTCCGGCTGGTTGA
- a CDS encoding SDR family NAD(P)-dependent oxidoreductase, which translates to MTPRTVIVTGSSRGLGLALTRTLLDAGYNVATCSRSLGDALPALLDAHPDRLLWQRAEIGEPVSTQSFIDATVQRFGAPWGLINNAGIAREGILATLPLVEVDSLIQTNLTGAIQVARAVLRHMLSRPGGGRIINISSIIGQRGYTGLTAYAATKAGLDGLTRALAREVGRRQITVNSVAPGYLDTEMSGTLSAGQRDQIVRRTPMGRLGTADDVAPAILFLLGDGARYITGQTLTIDGGISC; encoded by the coding sequence ATGACCCCCCGTACCGTGATCGTCACCGGCAGCAGCCGGGGCCTGGGCCTCGCTCTTACTCGCACCCTGCTGGACGCGGGCTACAATGTGGCGACCTGCAGCCGCAGCCTGGGCGATGCCCTGCCGGCCCTGCTGGACGCTCATCCCGACCGTCTGCTCTGGCAGCGGGCAGAGATCGGGGAGCCTGTCTCCACCCAATCCTTCATCGATGCCACGGTGCAGCGTTTCGGGGCGCCCTGGGGCCTGATCAACAATGCTGGCATCGCGCGGGAGGGCATTCTGGCGACCCTGCCGCTGGTGGAGGTGGACAGCCTGATCCAAACCAACCTGACAGGGGCCATCCAGGTGGCGCGCGCCGTCCTGCGCCACATGCTGTCGCGCCCTGGCGGGGGACGGATCATCAACATTTCCTCCATCATTGGGCAGCGCGGCTATACCGGCCTTACCGCCTACGCCGCGACCAAAGCAGGGTTGGACGGGCTAACCCGCGCCCTGGCGCGGGAGGTGGGGCGGCGGCAGATCACGGTCAACAGTGTGGCGCCCGGCTATCTGGACACGGAAATGTCCGGCACCCTGTCGGCAGGGCAGCGCGACCAGATCGTGCGGCGCACCCCCATGGGCCGTCTGGGTACAGCCGATGATGTGGCGCCTGCCATTCTGTTCCTGCTCGGCGATGGCGCGCGCTATATTACCGGGCAGACGCTAACCATTGATGGCGGCATCTCCTGCTGA
- a CDS encoding AMP-binding protein, translating into MQDAATPSWVNPAFRLITGGRTWTWPELSVMARGLPDGSLSVDGKDLPRLIASLLAAWNRQVPLALLRGGLPAPDNVEAKGRLLLLETSGTTGTPKRIARSFDDVLRGITGTRGGDGGNWLLTYDACGFAGLQVLLTAMAGGGQLLADPTADAAGLVRLAVTGGASHISATPSFWRVLLLSGAAPPLARITMGGEAVDQPLLDALARRFPGVPIRCIYASTELGRLLTVADGWEGFPAEWLSQPPGEISFRIRNDLLEAKVGSVWHNTGDLVEIDRDRVLFCGRNDLVINVGGAKVNPTLAERRLLALPGVTDALVYGVPNPITGAILAADIIAPDWHTNDGWRVLATQAVADLPPPARPRRLRLVEALPLSAAGKKRRIAEEA; encoded by the coding sequence ATGCAAGACGCCGCCACTCCATCCTGGGTCAATCCCGCATTCCGCCTGATCACCGGTGGCCGAACCTGGACATGGCCCGAGCTGTCAGTCATGGCACGGGGCCTGCCCGATGGCTCACTATCGGTGGACGGCAAGGACCTGCCCCGGTTGATCGCCAGCCTGCTGGCGGCCTGGAACCGGCAAGTACCACTTGCCCTGCTGCGGGGTGGCCTACCGGCACCCGACAATGTTGAGGCAAAGGGCAGGCTACTTCTGCTGGAAACATCGGGCACTACGGGCACGCCAAAGCGTATTGCCCGGTCATTTGACGATGTTCTGCGGGGGATCACGGGCACACGCGGCGGGGATGGTGGCAATTGGCTGCTGACCTATGATGCCTGCGGCTTCGCGGGGTTGCAGGTGCTGCTGACGGCCATGGCCGGAGGCGGGCAACTGCTGGCCGATCCTACGGCGGACGCCGCAGGTCTGGTGCGCCTGGCCGTAACCGGCGGTGCCAGTCATATTAGCGCCACGCCCAGCTTCTGGCGTGTACTGCTCTTGTCAGGCGCAGCACCGCCATTGGCCCGCATCACGATGGGCGGAGAGGCAGTAGACCAACCACTGCTGGACGCGCTGGCCAGACGCTTTCCCGGAGTGCCTATCCGCTGCATTTACGCCTCCACTGAGTTGGGGCGCCTTTTGACGGTGGCCGACGGTTGGGAAGGATTTCCCGCCGAATGGTTGTCCCAGCCACCGGGCGAGATATCATTCCGTATTCGGAATGATTTGCTGGAAGCCAAGGTGGGTTCTGTCTGGCATAATACTGGCGATTTGGTTGAGATTGACCGTGATCGGGTATTATTCTGTGGCCGAAATGACCTTGTCATCAATGTCGGCGGCGCCAAGGTAAATCCCACCCTGGCCGAACGAAGACTGTTGGCGCTGCCCGGTGTCACCGATGCTCTGGTCTACGGCGTACCCAACCCTATCACAGGTGCCATCCTGGCCGCCGACATCATCGCGCCCGACTGGCACACGAATGATGGGTGGCGGGTGCTGGCAACGCAGGCCGTTGCCGACCTGCCGCCCCCTGCCCGTCCCCGCCGTTTGCGCCTTGTCGAGGCGCTCCCCCTGTCAGCCGCCGGCAAGAAGCGCCGCATCGCGGAGGAAGCATGA
- a CDS encoding acyl carrier protein, with product MTDTQTMLDLIARETARILTEKGETIAVPLTADTAFLDGPLPFDSLDLATLIVALEGVTGKDPFRQGFRQFNTAGELAALYAAA from the coding sequence TTGACCGACACCCAGACCATGCTAGACCTGATCGCCCGCGAAACCGCCCGTATCCTGACCGAGAAAGGCGAGACCATAGCGGTGCCGTTGACGGCGGATACCGCTTTCCTTGACGGCCCCCTGCCCTTCGACAGCCTGGACCTTGCCACCCTGATCGTGGCGTTGGAGGGGGTGACGGGCAAGGACCCATTCCGTCAGGGCTTCCGGCAGTTCAACACGGCTGGCGAACTGGCCGCCCTGTACGCCGCCGCGTGA